A genomic window from Solanum dulcamara chromosome 11, daSolDulc1.2, whole genome shotgun sequence includes:
- the LOC129873879 gene encoding myosin-3-like isoform X2 codes for MKSLSTLELMLEELQQEEEETNDLPPPLPVRPVTKARLPKGRRKLTPFGKEKRNLEDIRVQENAFVDQWSTSAERDSAAMTDKICLMVDQREGAELSGVLQIQKCFRGYQARRYYHELKTGAVALQSFVRGEIARKCYHGLTRRLTAIIVIQKHMKEQHRKVIKRQQTAAICLQSVIRGWLTRKQFNLSGVGKRYCVQNIRGKNDLDNKEQETKVPRSVLLDLQRRILKTEAALERKKEENAALRLHIQHYEIKWNQYESKMKAMEKMWQDQLTSIQISLAVEREKQEDEKTKGELRLLILQDQDEIVHNGFPRTTSLRTSALNLTVEVHDTQPQPSGRSNPKNQCNNHHVMDMVNHYQNFVVHDQCKSGEEASTLRPNVELHKLKIRFEAWKKDYKNKLREAKATMKQLGHSERGKGSKIWCGR; via the exons ATGAAGAGTCTTAGTACACTGGAGCTTATGTTGGAGGAACTTCAGCAAGAAGAGGAAGAAACAAATGATTTGCCGCCACCTTTGCCTGTTAGGCCTGTCACAAAGGCTAGGTTGCCTAAGGGAAGAAGGAAATTGACACCATTTGGTAAAGAAAAGAGGAATCTTGAAGACATTAGGGTTCAAGAAAATGCATTTGTTGATCAATGGAGTACTTCAGCGGAGAGGGATTCTGCAGCCATGACAGATAAG ATTTGTTTGATGGTTGATCAGAGAGAAGGAGCTGAACTGAGTGGAGTACTGCAAATTCAGAAATGCTTTCGTGGCTACCAAGCCCGCCGGTACTATCATGAGCTTAAAACTGGAGCAGTAGCTCTTCAATCAT TTGTGCGTGGAGAAATTGCCAGAAAGTGTTATCATGGTCTCACTAGGAGGTTAACAGCAATTATCGTTATACAGAAACACATGAAGGAGCAACATCGTAAAGTAATAAAACGACAGCAAACTGCAGCCATATGTTTGCAATCTG TTATTCGAGGTTGGTTAACTCGAAAGCAGTTCAATCTCTCGGGTGTTGGAAAACGATATTGTGTTCAGAATATTAGAGGAAAGAATGACCTTGACAATAAGGAGCAAGAAACTAAG GTACCGCGTTCAGTTCTGCTTGATCTTCAGAGGCGTATTCTGAAGACAGAAGCAGCTctggagagaaagaaagaggaaaatGCAGCTTTGAGGCTACATATTCAGCATTATGAGATAAAGTGGAATCAGTATGAATCAAAGATGAAAGCTATGGAAAAGATGTGGCAAGATCAGTTAACGTCTATACAA ATAAGTCTGGCTGTTGAAAGAGAAAAACAGGAGGACGAAAAAACTAAGGGAGAACTCAGACTACTGATACTTCAAGATCAAGATGAAATTGTGCATAACGGATTCCCAAGAACTACATCTCTTAGAACGAGTGCACTGAATCTTACCGTAGAGGTACATGATACACAACCACAACCAAGTGGCAGATCAAATCCCAAGAACCAGTGTAACAACCACCATGTAATGGATATGGTCAATCACTATCAAAATTTTGTCGTCCACGATCAATGTAAATCAGGGGAGGAGGCTTCCACCCTCAGGCCTAACGTTGAGCTCCATAAGCTGAAGATTAGATTTGAAGCATGGAAGAAGGATTACAAGAATAAATTGCGGGAGGCAAAAGCGACAATGAAGCAATTAGGACACTCTGAAAGAGGAAAAGGTTCAAAGATATGGTGTGGAAGATGA
- the LOC129874589 gene encoding F-box protein At5g03100-like — MSESSEGRESVDDSAQNSPQYSPYYFSHHSDQSYEQPQYGWKFSKTEKTDRISALPDPLILQILSSLRMKEVVRTGVLSKRWRLLWTSAHNLIFRCSGQSNHAVSEFITSVDDTLLLSKPSKLNKFSVEFHYNQRFVKYVNKWMIFVKNKSVEELDFYLSTRGSDEFYSLPQIMYSNACLRELSLCNCNLVPKEGINWPALKVLVIRYAKLNRDIVGMICSGCPTLESLKFSMCCGVNYFVINSKSVNKLVISGYWQQEHEDSDDDDGNDDDTQLIIYARNVTSLEIRGCFHKKILALQNVQALVHAKLDFYRKTDDYENDFKTDENMLKDLLESLEGVEKLSIGSWCLQVLTMLETKNSSCPRMRCKYLTLNTPFNQSELPGLAVLLQSCPQVEILNISKDSPFEEYNFGWPSNEFNGENYWISRPCWVMHLKTLRIDGTWIYESPYFKHIFPFLQAVLKNGIVLEKIILASFDDRTWISPGHHRRLTETLLSFPRSSRDAVILFSG; from the exons ATGTCTGAATCTTCCGAAGGACGAGAAAGCGTGGATGATTCTGCACAAAATTCTCCACAATATTCTCCTTATTATTTTTCTCACCATTCTGATCAATCCTATGAACAACCCCAGTATGGTTGGAAATTCAGTAAAACCGAAAAAACAGATCGAATTAGCGCCTTGCCGGATCCTTTGATCCTTCAGATCCTTTCTTCCTTGCGGATGAAAGAAGTTGTACGAACTGGAGTTTTGTCAAAAAGGTGGCGCCTTTTGTGGACTTCAGCACATAATCTAATTTTCAGATGCTCTGGTCAATCTAATCACGCTGTAAGTGAATTCATAACTTCTGTTGATGATACATTACTTCTAAGTAAGCCTAGTAAATTGAACAAGTTTTCGGTTGAATTCCATTACAACCAAagatttgttaagtatgttaaTAAATGGATGATTTTTGTAAAGAATAAATCTGTTGAAGAACTGGATTTTTATCTGAGTACACGGGGTTCAGATGAGTTTTACAGCTTGCCACAGATTATGTACTCCAATGCGTGTTTACGAGAACTGAGTTTGTGCAATTGTAATCTTGTACCAAAGGAGGGGATCAATTGGCCTGCTCTTAAGGTTTTAGTTATTAGGTATGCTAAGTTGAACAGAGATATCGTTGGCATGATCTGTTCTGGATGTCCTACTTTGGAATCTCTCAAGTTTAGTATGTGTTGTGGGGTTAATTATTTTGTAATTAATTCCAAAAGTGTGAATAAGTTGGTGATCAGTGGATATTGGCAACAAGAACATGAAGAtagtgatgatgatgatggcAATGATGATGATACACAGCTGATAATATATGCTAGGAATGTTACTTCGCTGGAGATTAGAGGatgttttcataaaaaaattcttgCTCTTCAGAATGTACAAGCTCTAGTCCATGCTAAGCTAGATTTCTATAGGAAGACAGATgattatgaaaatgatttcaaGACTGATGAGAATATGTTAAAAGATCTCCTTGAATCACTCGAGGGTGTTGAGAAACTCTCCATTGGGTCATGGTGTCTGCAG GTCCTTACTATGCTAGAGACTAAAAACTCCTCATGCCCGAGGATGAGATGCAAGTACTTGACTTTGAACACTCCTTTTAATCAATCAGAGCTTCCTGGGTTAGCAGTACTTCTACAAAGTTGTCCTCAGGTCGAGATCTTGAACATAAGCAAGGACTCCCCTTTCGAAGAG TATAATTTTGGGTGGCCCTCTAATGAATTTAATGGAGAAAATTACTGGATATCAAGACCTTGTTGGGTGATGCATCTCAAGACTTTAAGGATTGACGGCACCTGGATATATGAGAGTCCGTATTTTAAGCACATCTTTCCGTTTCTGCAAGCTGTTCTAAAGAATGGGATAGTTCTTGAGAAAATCATCCTTGCTTCCTTCGATGACAGAACATGGATTTCCCCCGGGCACCATAGAAGACTTACAGAAACGTTACTAAGCTTTCCGAGATCTTCAAGGGATGCTGTTATTTTGTTCTCTGGTTGA
- the LOC129873879 gene encoding myosin-3-like isoform X1, giving the protein MSSVMVTTYQMKSLSTLELMLEELQQEEEETNDLPPPLPVRPVTKARLPKGRRKLTPFGKEKRNLEDIRVQENAFVDQWSTSAERDSAAMTDKICLMVDQREGAELSGVLQIQKCFRGYQARRYYHELKTGAVALQSFVRGEIARKCYHGLTRRLTAIIVIQKHMKEQHRKVIKRQQTAAICLQSVIRGWLTRKQFNLSGVGKRYCVQNIRGKNDLDNKEQETKVPRSVLLDLQRRILKTEAALERKKEENAALRLHIQHYEIKWNQYESKMKAMEKMWQDQLTSIQISLAVEREKQEDEKTKGELRLLILQDQDEIVHNGFPRTTSLRTSALNLTVEVHDTQPQPSGRSNPKNQCNNHHVMDMVNHYQNFVVHDQCKSGEEASTLRPNVELHKLKIRFEAWKKDYKNKLREAKATMKQLGHSERGKGSKIWCGR; this is encoded by the exons ATGTCTTCTGTGATGGTGACAACTTATCAGATGAAGAGTCTTAGTACACTGGAGCTTATGTTGGAGGAACTTCAGCAAGAAGAGGAAGAAACAAATGATTTGCCGCCACCTTTGCCTGTTAGGCCTGTCACAAAGGCTAGGTTGCCTAAGGGAAGAAGGAAATTGACACCATTTGGTAAAGAAAAGAGGAATCTTGAAGACATTAGGGTTCAAGAAAATGCATTTGTTGATCAATGGAGTACTTCAGCGGAGAGGGATTCTGCAGCCATGACAGATAAG ATTTGTTTGATGGTTGATCAGAGAGAAGGAGCTGAACTGAGTGGAGTACTGCAAATTCAGAAATGCTTTCGTGGCTACCAAGCCCGCCGGTACTATCATGAGCTTAAAACTGGAGCAGTAGCTCTTCAATCAT TTGTGCGTGGAGAAATTGCCAGAAAGTGTTATCATGGTCTCACTAGGAGGTTAACAGCAATTATCGTTATACAGAAACACATGAAGGAGCAACATCGTAAAGTAATAAAACGACAGCAAACTGCAGCCATATGTTTGCAATCTG TTATTCGAGGTTGGTTAACTCGAAAGCAGTTCAATCTCTCGGGTGTTGGAAAACGATATTGTGTTCAGAATATTAGAGGAAAGAATGACCTTGACAATAAGGAGCAAGAAACTAAG GTACCGCGTTCAGTTCTGCTTGATCTTCAGAGGCGTATTCTGAAGACAGAAGCAGCTctggagagaaagaaagaggaaaatGCAGCTTTGAGGCTACATATTCAGCATTATGAGATAAAGTGGAATCAGTATGAATCAAAGATGAAAGCTATGGAAAAGATGTGGCAAGATCAGTTAACGTCTATACAA ATAAGTCTGGCTGTTGAAAGAGAAAAACAGGAGGACGAAAAAACTAAGGGAGAACTCAGACTACTGATACTTCAAGATCAAGATGAAATTGTGCATAACGGATTCCCAAGAACTACATCTCTTAGAACGAGTGCACTGAATCTTACCGTAGAGGTACATGATACACAACCACAACCAAGTGGCAGATCAAATCCCAAGAACCAGTGTAACAACCACCATGTAATGGATATGGTCAATCACTATCAAAATTTTGTCGTCCACGATCAATGTAAATCAGGGGAGGAGGCTTCCACCCTCAGGCCTAACGTTGAGCTCCATAAGCTGAAGATTAGATTTGAAGCATGGAAGAAGGATTACAAGAATAAATTGCGGGAGGCAAAAGCGACAATGAAGCAATTAGGACACTCTGAAAGAGGAAAAGGTTCAAAGATATGGTGTGGAAGATGA